The segment TCCGGTAAATCCCTGACTTGGCAGGATTTTTTTGCTAGAATAGCGGTCTTGCCTGAAATCAGGTGAGCACTGAAAAGTGGCTGTAAAGTTGTTGTAAGCAGTATCTACAATTTGTTACTACCTTGTCACACTGGCGCTAATTTCGCAACCATCAGAAATTAGCAAGACGCCCAGGTGACTTTACCCTTAAGGAGTGTTTGATGCGTCATTATGAAATCGTCTTTATCGTCCATCCGGACCAAAGCGAGCAAGTGCCAGCGATGATCGATCGCTACAAAGCTACATTAGCAGCTGCGGGCGGCAAAATTCATCGTATTGAAGATTGGGGTCGTCGTCAGATGGCTTACATGATCGACAAGCTTGCAAAAGCCCACTACGTTTGCATGAACATTGAGTGCGACCAAAAAACTTTGGAAGAGCTCGAGCATGCGTTCAAATTCAACGATGCTGTTTTGCGTCACCTCATCATCAAGACAAAGAAAGCCGAAACAGAGCCTTCCATCATGATGAAAGAAGTGCAACGTGAAGAAGCGCGCAAATCAGCTCAAGCCGACGCTCCAGTAGCGGCGGAATAAGTTAGAGATTTGAAGAGGAATACAAAGACTAGAAAACGTATCAGAGAAGCGGAGCGGCGTTGAATCATTTCACCCTCACTGCAATCTTGGTATCTAAAGACGCGATTCGATTTACACCAGCAGGAATACCTGTAATGCATTGCCAGCTAGAACATAGCGGCCAAGCAAATGAGGTAGGAGTAGCTAGGAAGATTCAGATGAATGTTGAAGCCATTACGATCGGTCCGATACAAAAGGATCTTGAAGGAATGGATTTAGGAGCTGAGGCGGTGTTCGAGGGATTCTTAGCCCCGAAGACTCTACGTAATCAAAGACTTGTTTTCCATATTACCCATATTCAATTAAAAAGTTAAAAGGAAATCATCATGGCGTTTGGAAAGAAACCCGATTTCAAAAAGAAGCCTGCTCAGAACCCATTGTTCAAGCGTAAGCGTTATTGCCGTTTCACTGTCGCTGGCGTAGAACAGATTGATTACAAAGATGTAGATACATTGAAGGACTTTATTGGCGAAAACGCCAAGATCACTCCTGCTCGTTTAACAGGTACAAAAGCTAAGTATCAGCGTCAGTTAGACACTGCTATTAAGCGTGCCCGTTTCTTGGCTTTGTTGCCATTCTCTGATCAACATAAGAAATAATTGGGAGCCCTCAATGCAAATCATTCTTTTAGAAAAAGTAACAAACTTGGGCAACCTCGGTGACGTAGTTCGCGTTAAAGACGGTTACGCTCGTAATTTCTTAATCCCACAACGTAAAGCTCGTCGTGCGACTGAAGCAGCGATTGCTGATTTCGCAACTCGTCGCGCTGAGTTGGAAAAGTTGGCTGCTGAGAAGTTGGCTGCTGCGCAAGCTGTTGGCGTGAAGCTTAAGGACTTGGTTTTAGAAGTTGCTCAAAAAGCAGGTGTTGATGGTCGTTTGTTTGGTTCTGTAACCAATCATGACATCGCTGATGCTTTGAAAGCTAAAGGCTTCACAATTGAGAAGTCATCAATTCGCTTGCCAACAGGCCCATTGAAAATGGTTGGTGATCACCCAGTAGCGGTAGCAGTGCATACCGATGTTGTCGCTGATATCACAATCCGTGTAATCGGCGAGCAAGCTTAAGTAATACACTAGCCTCATGGCTGAATCCCGCTCACGTACCGTTACGTTGAACCCTGGCATGATGGGTTCTGGGGATTCAGTTGTGCAGGCCTTAAAAGTACCCCCGCATTCTGTAGAAGCCGAGCAATCACTGCTCGGTGGCCTACTTATTGATAACTCTTCTTGGGATAACCTAGGTGGAGTATTAAACGATAAAGATTTCTATCGCCCTGAGCATGCTTTGATCTATAAGGTTGTTGCTCGCCTCATTAGCGACAATCATCCCGCTGACGTCATTACGGTTTATGACGCCGTTAAGTCTGAACAGGGTGGTGATTTAGTCAGTATTGATTATTTAAATTCTTTAGCGCAAAACACACCAAGCGCTGCGAACATTAAAGGCTATGCCGATATTGTTCGTGATCGCAGTATTTTGCGTCGCCTCATCGAAGTGTCTGACAGTATTGTGAACTCTGCGTTTGTTCCAGAGGGGCGCACTGTTAGAACACTCTTGGATGAAGCTGAGTCTCGTATTTTGCAAATTGGCGAAGAAGGTAGCCGCAAGGCGGATTACCTTGAGATTGAGCCGCTCTTAAAAAGCGTGGTCGCCAGAATTGATGAGTTATATAACCGTCAAGGTGGCAGCGACATTACCGGTATCGCTACCGGCTTTATTGACTTAGATAAACAAACTAGCGGCCTGCAAAAAGGCGACTTGGTAATTGTTGCTGGGAGACCCTCAATGGGTAAAGCTCAGCCACTAGACGCAAAGATCAAAACGATTGATGGTTGGAAATTGATGGGCGATCTTCGTTTTGGTGATCGTTTGGCATCAGTTGATGGTCAGTTTTCTATGGTCACTGGCATATATCCCCAGGGTATTAAGCAGATCTACAAAGTTACTCTTTCGGATGGTCGCGAGGCTGAGTGTTGTGATGAACATTTATGGCGTGTGATGTATCGCGATTGGTCTGAGCCTCGTGTGGTTAGTACTAAACGTTTAATAGAAATGTTGCAGTGTGTACGCTACAAAAATAGATTATGGATTGACCCAGTCTCTGGAGATTTTGGGCACTCCAATGCATTACCAATTCATCCATGGGTATTAGGCGCATTGTTGGGTGACGGCACTTTGGCTTTATCTCATGGTTCCGTGACGTTTTCTACCAAATCCCCTGAGCTTGTAGAGCGCATGAATATGCTTGCTGGGTATGAGATGGAGATGGTGCATGCGGGTGCCTACGACTGGCGAATTGTTTCCAAAGAGAGAATTGCTGCAAACGGTACTAGGCAGTATGTTTC is part of the Polynucleobacter tropicus genome and harbors:
- the rpsR gene encoding 30S ribosomal protein S18, which encodes MAFGKKPDFKKKPAQNPLFKRKRYCRFTVAGVEQIDYKDVDTLKDFIGENAKITPARLTGTKAKYQRQLDTAIKRARFLALLPFSDQHKK
- the rplI gene encoding 50S ribosomal protein L9, coding for MQIILLEKVTNLGNLGDVVRVKDGYARNFLIPQRKARRATEAAIADFATRRAELEKLAAEKLAAAQAVGVKLKDLVLEVAQKAGVDGRLFGSVTNHDIADALKAKGFTIEKSSIRLPTGPLKMVGDHPVAVAVHTDVVADITIRVIGEQA
- the rpsF gene encoding 30S ribosomal protein S6, producing MRHYEIVFIVHPDQSEQVPAMIDRYKATLAAAGGKIHRIEDWGRRQMAYMIDKLAKAHYVCMNIECDQKTLEELEHAFKFNDAVLRHLIIKTKKAETEPSIMMKEVQREEARKSAQADAPVAAE
- the priB gene encoding primosomal replication protein N — protein: MNHFTLTAILVSKDAIRFTPAGIPVMHCQLEHSGQANEVGVARKIQMNVEAITIGPIQKDLEGMDLGAEAVFEGFLAPKTLRNQRLVFHITHIQLKS